GCCTATAAAGCTGAAGACGCTTCTTTTGCCGTACTAACCCCTAACGTGATAGCCCTTACATTGAGGTCCAGGGATTTTATGCGATGCCTATTGGAGCGCTTTGACCTCGACGGCGACATAGACCTTAGTATTCCCCAGCTAGAGGAACACATGGCAAAAAACTTTAAAGGCGATTCTCTCCGGTCATTCTCCGAGGATATAGCCAGCTTCTTCGCCAGGGAAGAGATAGTCAAGTTCAACGAGAGCATGGAGATACACAAAACCAGAGACATGGCTTATTAGGCAAAAGAAGAGGGAGGAGCCTCTCATAAAGAGCCCCCTCCCTCTGGCTATAGCACAGCTGAGCTCAATATCCTGTAGATCTCGTCTATGCTCGAGTCCTTTTTGAACTCGAAGGTCAGGGGATCGGACTGTCCCCTCATCCATATCTTGAGCTCCGACTCCAGGTCAAAGTGACCGGCGCTCTCTTTGGCAAAAGAGACTATGCTGCTACTAAAAACATAGACAAGTGTCTATGTTTTAGAGTTTTCCTGCTTCGTCGTGTCCGATTTCGCTGCGTGACTACTACTCTCGTTTGATATAACACTCCACAGGCGTA
This is a stretch of genomic DNA from Dethiosulfovibrio salsuginis. It encodes these proteins:
- a CDS encoding PH domain-containing protein, translating into MVSFAKESAGHFDLESELKIWMRGQSDPLTFEFKKDSSIDEIYRILSSAVL